In Salinisphaera sp. LB1, one genomic interval encodes:
- a CDS encoding alpha/beta fold hydrolase, translating into MPDSEPPALAAHGEFLAALAQQTLAGRRQAYRRIGPQRGPALVLLHGLMDNSAGFAPLLAALEAEHALDRDIIAPDWRGHGESEATPGAYWFPHYLADLETLLDTLGVAEPVVLIGHSMGGQVASLYAGARPERVAGLVALDSLNVPDSDPNDSPARYRDWLDTVTGRASQDPRVYASVADFAARLARRYPELDNAALFYLARAWLRPTGDGRQCLGIDPAHHRRMPYGFRAAEACALWRDVQCPVLCLDGGRSQATLFIDAETRAARRACFADIEHRTLAHCGHMLHVQDAPAVAERLHAFLRRIDART; encoded by the coding sequence ATGCCCGATTCCGAGCCGCCCGCACTGGCTGCCCACGGCGAATTTCTAGCCGCACTGGCACAACAAACCCTGGCTGGCAGGCGCCAGGCCTATCGGCGCATCGGGCCACAACGCGGTCCGGCGCTGGTGCTGCTGCACGGGCTGATGGACAACTCGGCCGGCTTCGCACCGTTGCTGGCCGCACTCGAAGCAGAGCATGCGCTCGATCGCGACATCATCGCGCCCGACTGGCGTGGCCACGGCGAGAGCGAGGCCACGCCCGGGGCCTACTGGTTCCCGCATTACCTGGCCGATCTCGAGACGCTGCTGGATACCCTTGGCGTGGCCGAGCCCGTGGTGCTGATCGGTCACAGCATGGGCGGCCAGGTCGCCAGCCTGTATGCCGGCGCCCGGCCCGAACGTGTGGCCGGTCTGGTCGCGCTGGACAGTCTCAACGTCCCCGACAGCGATCCGAACGACAGCCCGGCGCGCTATCGCGACTGGCTGGACACGGTCACCGGTCGGGCATCACAGGACCCGCGCGTCTACGCCAGCGTGGCGGACTTCGCGGCCCGGCTCGCGCGCCGCTACCCCGAGCTCGACAACGCGGCGCTGTTCTATCTTGCCCGCGCCTGGCTGCGCCCGACCGGCGACGGACGTCAGTGCCTGGGTATCGATCCCGCGCATCACCGCCGCATGCCCTATGGTTTTCGCGCCGCTGAAGCCTGCGCGCTGTGGCGCGATGTGCAATGCCCGGTGCTCTGTCTCGACGGCGGGCGCTCTCAGGCCACGCTGTTCATCGACGCCGAAACACGCGCCGCCCGACGGGCCTGTTTTGCCGATATCGAACACCGCACGCTCGCCCACTGCGGGCATATGCTGCACGTGCAGGATGCCCCGGCCGTTGCCGAACGGCTGCATGCCTTCCTGCGGCGGATCGATGCCCGAACCTGA